A stretch of Prinia subflava isolate CZ2003 ecotype Zambia chromosome 14, Cam_Psub_1.2, whole genome shotgun sequence DNA encodes these proteins:
- the FEZF2 gene encoding fez family zinc finger protein 2 isoform X2 gives MASPGSLETVMPSSCPRHDGRAATANPSKTLAFSIERIMAKTSEPKPAFEERHGGPGPEPGKKPLSLCSPLPCVIPIPPLGYELPSKTLNYSELWKSSLRGGAGLCKANCGVCCKAELALGQPSGRLIKPQVIHQAGAVPAAPRSLYYFNYLDAAYHPADLLHGQLFPAGLLGAPPPGGLSAHQKLFLLENAKLAGLAAEKLPPPPPFAHKERLPGHLDQVMKEAAAAERGGPPKGHAKMGGGGGGAAEGKPKNFTCEVCGKVFNAHYNLTRHMPVHTGARPFVCKVCGKGFRQASTLCRHKIIHTQEKPHKCNQCGKAFNRSSTLNTHIRIHAGYKPFVCEFCGKGFHQKGNYKNHKLTHSGEKQYKCTICNKAFHQIYNLTFHMHTHNDKKPFTCVTCGKGFCRNFDLKKHVRKLHDSVSSAPPPRDPGRSGQS, from the exons ATGGCGAGCCCGGGGTCGCTGGAGACGGTCATGCCTTCCTCCTGCCCCCGGCACGACGGCAGAGCCGCCACCGCTAACCCCTCCAAGACCCTGGCCTTCTCCATCGAGCGGATCATGGCAAAGACGTCGGAGCCCAAGCCGGCCTTCGAGGAGCGGCacggcgggccggggccggagcCGGGCAAGAAGCCGCTGAGCCTGTGCTCGCCCCTGCCCTGCGTGATCCCCATCCCGCCGCTGGGCTACGAGCTGCCCTCCAAGACTCTCAACTACTCGGAGCTGTGGAAGAGCAGCCTgcggggcggtgcggggctCTGCAAAGCCAACTGCGGCGTTTGCTGCAAGGCAGAGCTCGCCCTGGGCCAGCCCAGCGGCCGGCTCATCAAGCCGCAGGTCATCCACCAGGCAGGGGCCGTGCCGGCTGCCCCCCGCTCCCTCTACTACTTCAACTACCTGGACGCCGCCTACCACCCGGCCGACCTCCTGCACGGACAGCTCTTCCCGGCCGGCCTGCTGGGCGCCCCGCCGCCCGGGGGGCTCTCGGCCCACcagaagcttttcctgctggagaacGCCAAGCTGGCGGGGCTGGCGGCCGAGaagctgccgccgccgccgcccttcGCCCACAAGGAGCGGCTGCCGGGACACCTGGACCAGGTGATgaaggaggcggcggcggcggagcgcggcggcCCCCCCAAGGGCCACGCCAAGAtggggggcggcggcggcggggcggcggagGGCAAGCCCAAAAACTTTACCTGCGAGGTCTGCGGCAAG GTGTTCAACGCGCACTACAACCTCACCCGCCACATGCCGGTGCACACGGGGGCCCGGCCTTTCGTCTGCAAGGTCTGCGGGAAGGGCTTCCGCCAGGCCAGCACCCTGTGCCGGCACAAAATCATCCACACCCAG GAGAAACCCCACAAGTGCAACCAGTGCGGGAAGGCGTTCAACAGGAGCTCCACGCTCAACACCCACATCCGCATCCACGCTGGCTACAAGCCCTTCGTCTGCGAATTCTGCGGCAAGGGCTTCCACCAGAAAG GCAACTACAAGAACCACAAGCTGACCCACAGCGGGGAGAAGCAGTACAAGTGTACCATTTGCAACAAAGCCTTCCACCAGATCTATAACTTGACTTTCCACATGCACACCCACAATGACAAGAAGCCCTTTACGTGTGTCACTTGCGGGAAAGGATTTTGCAGAAACTTTGATTTAAAGAAGCACGTCCGAAAGTTGCACGACAGCGTCTCCAGCGCTCCTCCGCCGCGGGACCCTGGGCGCAGCGGGCAGAGCTAA
- the FEZF2 gene encoding fez family zinc finger protein 2 isoform X1: MASPGSLETVMPSSCPRHDGRAATANPSKTLAFSIERIMAKTSEPKPAFEERHGGPGPEPGKKPLSLCSPLPCVIPIPPLGYELPSKTLNYSELWKSSLRGGAGLCKANCGVCCKAELALGQPSGRLIKPQVIHQAGAVPAAPRSLYYFNYLDAAYHPADLLHGQLFPAGLLGAPPPGGLSAHQKLFLLENAKLAGLAAEKLPPPPPFAHKERLPGHLDQVMKEAAAAERGGPPKGHAKMGGGGGGAAEGKPKNFTCEVCGKVFNAHYNLTRHMPVHTGARPFVCKVCGKGFRQASTLCRHKIIHTQEKPHKCNQCGKAFNRSSTLNTHIRIHAGYKPFVCEFCGKGFHQKGNYKNHKLTHSGEKQYKCTICNKAFHQIYNLTFHMHTHNDKKPFTCVTCGKGFCRNFDLKKHVRKLHDSTPGLCRQRGTPAGKGTQPLDCGPGGVSAW, translated from the exons ATGGCGAGCCCGGGGTCGCTGGAGACGGTCATGCCTTCCTCCTGCCCCCGGCACGACGGCAGAGCCGCCACCGCTAACCCCTCCAAGACCCTGGCCTTCTCCATCGAGCGGATCATGGCAAAGACGTCGGAGCCCAAGCCGGCCTTCGAGGAGCGGCacggcgggccggggccggagcCGGGCAAGAAGCCGCTGAGCCTGTGCTCGCCCCTGCCCTGCGTGATCCCCATCCCGCCGCTGGGCTACGAGCTGCCCTCCAAGACTCTCAACTACTCGGAGCTGTGGAAGAGCAGCCTgcggggcggtgcggggctCTGCAAAGCCAACTGCGGCGTTTGCTGCAAGGCAGAGCTCGCCCTGGGCCAGCCCAGCGGCCGGCTCATCAAGCCGCAGGTCATCCACCAGGCAGGGGCCGTGCCGGCTGCCCCCCGCTCCCTCTACTACTTCAACTACCTGGACGCCGCCTACCACCCGGCCGACCTCCTGCACGGACAGCTCTTCCCGGCCGGCCTGCTGGGCGCCCCGCCGCCCGGGGGGCTCTCGGCCCACcagaagcttttcctgctggagaacGCCAAGCTGGCGGGGCTGGCGGCCGAGaagctgccgccgccgccgcccttcGCCCACAAGGAGCGGCTGCCGGGACACCTGGACCAGGTGATgaaggaggcggcggcggcggagcgcggcggcCCCCCCAAGGGCCACGCCAAGAtggggggcggcggcggcggggcggcggagGGCAAGCCCAAAAACTTTACCTGCGAGGTCTGCGGCAAG GTGTTCAACGCGCACTACAACCTCACCCGCCACATGCCGGTGCACACGGGGGCCCGGCCTTTCGTCTGCAAGGTCTGCGGGAAGGGCTTCCGCCAGGCCAGCACCCTGTGCCGGCACAAAATCATCCACACCCAG GAGAAACCCCACAAGTGCAACCAGTGCGGGAAGGCGTTCAACAGGAGCTCCACGCTCAACACCCACATCCGCATCCACGCTGGCTACAAGCCCTTCGTCTGCGAATTCTGCGGCAAGGGCTTCCACCAGAAAG GCAACTACAAGAACCACAAGCTGACCCACAGCGGGGAGAAGCAGTACAAGTGTACCATTTGCAACAAAGCCTTCCACCAGATCTATAACTTGACTTTCCACATGCACACCCACAATGACAAGAAGCCCTTTACGTGTGTCACTTGCGGGAAAGGATTTTGCAGAAACTTTGATTTAAAGAAGCACGTCCGAAAGTTGCACGACAGC AccccggggctgtgcaggcagagggggACACCAGCAGGGAAAGGCACCCAGCCCTTGGACTGCGGTCCTGGGGGCGTTAGTGCCTGGTGA